The Syngnathus typhle isolate RoL2023-S1 ecotype Sweden linkage group LG3, RoL_Styp_1.0, whole genome shotgun sequence genome window below encodes:
- the LOC133151894 gene encoding uncharacterized protein LOC133151894 isoform X1 codes for MSLNFLRLNPAKSTSPPPPLPAWSHKCGWEWLDNPANDFCYLMRGNQLKSWKEARDDCNRHDAHLLSITDSHEQAFVHGHSKAVLTTPSLWLDADAPFAESGGRWADGSPFSYVHLRAGHHGDKVGGRCLSFLIDDGDWKFDVCEIKRGYICKRRAATAQQAPLPHAGFLKQEICENADNRAICPEDRVMRIQSAFYGRRSSNVCSAQRGSDAKCTVEGALLHYRKECDNCHQCLVKPMKEDPCPEVSKYLQMVYTCVTDECFDSLGNTQGSLKKLKLRASSSLSGFGPDKACLNGKSCWKPLKPIDSWIEVDLGEMKKVTGMEIQMCPWASSRHWSRFKMTHSLDGQDWTDHSQMLSPRATQTLMEPMLAQFIRILPLDHLWMVGLRFDVLGCALDNVISCDEQFVNVALDKLPTTVFCPPGCAKLDQQVYGTWGYKEESHICAAAIHAGVIADKTGGKCTLLKAPPQKSFQASQQNGILSKQLNQEGPLAFTFADGGESPKRRGVKLVRDTCRWAEMRCLGPEWEEFAGFCYKIFEDKKTWAEAQHACGTFGAQLVSVGSLVEQEWLKTTLYFDDGDTWTGLNDLAVPGMFVWSDRRPVTLTFWAAGEPNNELPLDDNCVAAAFQTGRWMRMLCTQLNRFVCKMPKAHYTIAAGEPETESGDSKALSMVSTGTCQDLVLEMMKGLQVGSTITIKGQGNEKTKSFQASLFNADNQTILQLKLDAETQTVVLSSQLDSDPDQQQLNQLHIARIPLQRGEDFKIVISCAQHVFRVLAGGHRLHYAYQGHLRLADITLLRLHGDVSLKVVRLATAPPT; via the exons atgtctctcaacttccttcgtcttaacccag CCAAGTCCACCAGTCCTCCTCCGCCGCTCCCAG CCTGGAGCCACAAATGCGGCTGGGAGTGGCTGGACAACCCCgccaacgacttctgctacctgatgagaGGGAACCAGCTCAAAAGCTGGAAGGAGGCGCGCGACGACTGCAACCGCCACGATGCCCATCTGCTCAGTATCACGGACTCTCACGAGCAGGCCTTTgtgcacg GTCACAGCAAGGCCGTGCTCACCACTCCCTCGCTGTGGCTGGACGCCGACGCCCCCTTCGCCGAGAGCGGCGGCCGGTGGGCCGACGGCTCCCCGTTCAGCTACGTCCACCTGCGCGCCG GTCACCATGGCGACAAAGTTGGGGGACGCtgcctttcctttctcattgaCGACGGCGACTGGAAATTTGACGTGTGCGAGATCAAGAgaggctacatctgcaagagAAGAG CGGCGACAGCGCAACAAGCTCCGCTGCCTCACGCCG GTTTCCTCAAGCAAGAGATATGCGAGAACGCCGACAACCGAGCCATTTGCCCCGAGGACAGAGTCATGCGCATCCAGTCGGCCTTCTACGGACGGAGGAGCAGCAACGTCTGCTCGGCCCAACGCGGCTCAGACG CCAAATGTACGGTGGAAGGTGCCCTCCTTCACTACAGGAAAGAGTGCGACAACTGCCACCAGTGCCTCGTCAAGCCCATGAAGGAGGACCCCTGCCCCGAGGTCTCCAAATACCTCCAGATGGTCTACACCTGCGTAACGGACG AGTGTTTTGACAGTTTAGGCAACACCCAAGGCAGCCTGAAAAAGTTGAAGCTGAGAGCCTCCTCCTCATTGAGCGGCTTCGGCCCCGACAAGGCTTGCCTCAATGGGAAAAGCTGCTGGAAACCGTTGAAGC cTATAGACAGCTGGATCGAGGTGGACTTAGGCGAGATGAAAAAAGTGACCGGGATGGAGATCCAGATGTGTCCTTGGGCCTCCTCCAGGCACTGGTCCAGGTTTAAGATGACCCATAGTTTGGACGGACAGGACTGGACCGACCACTCCCAGATG CTTTCCCCCAGAGCGACTCAGACCCTGATGGAGCCCATGCTAGCCCAGTTCATCCGCATCCTGCCACTGGATCACCTATGGATGGTCGGCCTCCGCTTTGACGTCTTGGGATGCGCGCTTGACA ATGTGATCAGCTGCGACGAGCAGTTCGTCAACGTCGCCTTGGACAAGCTGCCCACTAC GGTCTTCTGTCCGCCGGGTTGCGCCAAGTTGGACCAGCAAGTCTACGGCACGTGGGGCTACAAAGAG GAGTCTCACATCTGCGCCGCCGCCATCCACGCCGGCGTCATCGCTGACAAGACTGGAGGAAAGTGCACCTTGCTGAAAGCGCCGCCGCAGAAGAGCTTCCAAGCATCCCAACAGAACGGAATCCTCTCCAAACA ATTGAACCAAGAGGGCCCTTTGGCTTTCACGTTTGCCGACGGAGGTGAGTCGCCGAAGCGCCGTGGCGTCAAACTTGTGCGTGACACCTGCCGATGGGCAGAGATGAGATGCTTGGGACCtgagtgggaggagtttgccggCTTCTGCTACAAGATTTTTGAGGACAAGAAGACCTGGGCCGAGGCTCAGCACGCCTGCGGGACTTTTGGCGCCCAGCTGGTGTCCGTGGGTTCCCTAGTGGAGCAGGAGTGGCTGAAGACGACTTTGTACTTTG ATGACGGCGACACGTGGACCGGACTCAATGACCTGGCTGTTCCCGGCATGTTCGTGTGGTCAGACCGCCGCCCTGTGACCTTGACCTTCTGGGCTGCCGGAGAGCCCAACAACGAGCTCCCCTTGGACGACAACTGCGTGGCGGCGGCTTTCCAG ACGGGGCGCTGGATGCGGATGTTGTGCACGCAGCTCAATCGCTTCGTGTGCAAGATGCCCAAAGCGCATTACACCATCGCCGCTGGAGAGCCCGAGACGGAAAGCGGCGATTCCAAGGCCTTGTCCATGGTGTCGACTGGAACT TGCCAAGACCTTGTCCTGGAAATGATGAAAGGTCTTCAGGTGGGAAGTACCATCACCATCAAAGGGCAGGGCAACGAAAAGACCAAGAG CTTCCAAGCCAGCTTGTTCAACGCCGACAACCAAACCATCCTGCAGCTCAAGCTGGACGCCGAGACCCAAACCGTCGTGCTGAGCTCCCAACTGGACAGCGACCCGGACCAGCAGCAGCTAAACCAGCTGCATATTGCACGTATCCCCCTGCAACGTGGCGAGGACTTCAAG ATCGTCATCAGCTGCGCCCAGCACGTCTTCCGCGTTTTGGCCGGGGGCCACCGGCTGCACTACGCCTACCAGGGCCACCTCCGACTGGCAGACATCACGCTGCTGCGACTGCATGGCGACGTGTCGCTGAAGGTCGTCCGCCTGGCGACGGCGCCGCCCACCTGA
- the LOC133151894 gene encoding uncharacterized protein LOC133151894 isoform X2: protein MSLNFLRLNPAKSTSPPPPLPAWSHKCGWEWLDNPANDFCYLMRGNQLKSWKEARDDCNRHDAHLLSITDSHEQAFVHGHSKAVLTTPSLWLDADAPFAESGGRWADGSPFSYVHLRAGHHGDKVGGRCLSFLIDDGDWKFDVCEIKRGYICKRRAATAQQAPLPHAGFLKQEICENADNRAICPEDRVMRIQSAFYGRRSSNVCSAQRGSDAKCTVEGALLHYRKECDNCHQCLVKPMKEDPCPEVSKYLQMVYTCVTDECFDSLGNTQGSLKKLKLRASSSLSGFGPDKACLNGKSCWKPLKPIDSWIEVDLGEMKKVTGMEIQMCPWASSRHWSRFKMTHSLDGQDWTDHSQMLSPRATQTLMEPMLAQFIRILPLDHLWMVGLRFDVLGCALDNVISCDEQFVNVALDKLPTTVFCPPGCAKLDQQVYGTWGYKEESHICAAAIHAGVIADKTGGKCTLLKAPPQKSFQASQQNGILSKQLNQEGPLAFTFADGEMRCLGPEWEEFAGFCYKIFEDKKTWAEAQHACGTFGAQLVSVGSLVEQEWLKTTLYFDDGDTWTGLNDLAVPGMFVWSDRRPVTLTFWAAGEPNNELPLDDNCVAAAFQTGRWMRMLCTQLNRFVCKMPKAHYTIAAGEPETESGDSKALSMVSTGTCQDLVLEMMKGLQVGSTITIKGQGNEKTKSFQASLFNADNQTILQLKLDAETQTVVLSSQLDSDPDQQQLNQLHIARIPLQRGEDFKIVISCAQHVFRVLAGGHRLHYAYQGHLRLADITLLRLHGDVSLKVVRLATAPPT, encoded by the exons atgtctctcaacttccttcgtcttaacccag CCAAGTCCACCAGTCCTCCTCCGCCGCTCCCAG CCTGGAGCCACAAATGCGGCTGGGAGTGGCTGGACAACCCCgccaacgacttctgctacctgatgagaGGGAACCAGCTCAAAAGCTGGAAGGAGGCGCGCGACGACTGCAACCGCCACGATGCCCATCTGCTCAGTATCACGGACTCTCACGAGCAGGCCTTTgtgcacg GTCACAGCAAGGCCGTGCTCACCACTCCCTCGCTGTGGCTGGACGCCGACGCCCCCTTCGCCGAGAGCGGCGGCCGGTGGGCCGACGGCTCCCCGTTCAGCTACGTCCACCTGCGCGCCG GTCACCATGGCGACAAAGTTGGGGGACGCtgcctttcctttctcattgaCGACGGCGACTGGAAATTTGACGTGTGCGAGATCAAGAgaggctacatctgcaagagAAGAG CGGCGACAGCGCAACAAGCTCCGCTGCCTCACGCCG GTTTCCTCAAGCAAGAGATATGCGAGAACGCCGACAACCGAGCCATTTGCCCCGAGGACAGAGTCATGCGCATCCAGTCGGCCTTCTACGGACGGAGGAGCAGCAACGTCTGCTCGGCCCAACGCGGCTCAGACG CCAAATGTACGGTGGAAGGTGCCCTCCTTCACTACAGGAAAGAGTGCGACAACTGCCACCAGTGCCTCGTCAAGCCCATGAAGGAGGACCCCTGCCCCGAGGTCTCCAAATACCTCCAGATGGTCTACACCTGCGTAACGGACG AGTGTTTTGACAGTTTAGGCAACACCCAAGGCAGCCTGAAAAAGTTGAAGCTGAGAGCCTCCTCCTCATTGAGCGGCTTCGGCCCCGACAAGGCTTGCCTCAATGGGAAAAGCTGCTGGAAACCGTTGAAGC cTATAGACAGCTGGATCGAGGTGGACTTAGGCGAGATGAAAAAAGTGACCGGGATGGAGATCCAGATGTGTCCTTGGGCCTCCTCCAGGCACTGGTCCAGGTTTAAGATGACCCATAGTTTGGACGGACAGGACTGGACCGACCACTCCCAGATG CTTTCCCCCAGAGCGACTCAGACCCTGATGGAGCCCATGCTAGCCCAGTTCATCCGCATCCTGCCACTGGATCACCTATGGATGGTCGGCCTCCGCTTTGACGTCTTGGGATGCGCGCTTGACA ATGTGATCAGCTGCGACGAGCAGTTCGTCAACGTCGCCTTGGACAAGCTGCCCACTAC GGTCTTCTGTCCGCCGGGTTGCGCCAAGTTGGACCAGCAAGTCTACGGCACGTGGGGCTACAAAGAG GAGTCTCACATCTGCGCCGCCGCCATCCACGCCGGCGTCATCGCTGACAAGACTGGAGGAAAGTGCACCTTGCTGAAAGCGCCGCCGCAGAAGAGCTTCCAAGCATCCCAACAGAACGGAATCCTCTCCAAACA ATTGAACCAAGAGGGCCCTTTGGCTTTCACGTTTGCCGACGGAG AGATGAGATGCTTGGGACCtgagtgggaggagtttgccggCTTCTGCTACAAGATTTTTGAGGACAAGAAGACCTGGGCCGAGGCTCAGCACGCCTGCGGGACTTTTGGCGCCCAGCTGGTGTCCGTGGGTTCCCTAGTGGAGCAGGAGTGGCTGAAGACGACTTTGTACTTTG ATGACGGCGACACGTGGACCGGACTCAATGACCTGGCTGTTCCCGGCATGTTCGTGTGGTCAGACCGCCGCCCTGTGACCTTGACCTTCTGGGCTGCCGGAGAGCCCAACAACGAGCTCCCCTTGGACGACAACTGCGTGGCGGCGGCTTTCCAG ACGGGGCGCTGGATGCGGATGTTGTGCACGCAGCTCAATCGCTTCGTGTGCAAGATGCCCAAAGCGCATTACACCATCGCCGCTGGAGAGCCCGAGACGGAAAGCGGCGATTCCAAGGCCTTGTCCATGGTGTCGACTGGAACT TGCCAAGACCTTGTCCTGGAAATGATGAAAGGTCTTCAGGTGGGAAGTACCATCACCATCAAAGGGCAGGGCAACGAAAAGACCAAGAG CTTCCAAGCCAGCTTGTTCAACGCCGACAACCAAACCATCCTGCAGCTCAAGCTGGACGCCGAGACCCAAACCGTCGTGCTGAGCTCCCAACTGGACAGCGACCCGGACCAGCAGCAGCTAAACCAGCTGCATATTGCACGTATCCCCCTGCAACGTGGCGAGGACTTCAAG ATCGTCATCAGCTGCGCCCAGCACGTCTTCCGCGTTTTGGCCGGGGGCCACCGGCTGCACTACGCCTACCAGGGCCACCTCCGACTGGCAGACATCACGCTGCTGCGACTGCATGGCGACGTGTCGCTGAAGGTCGTCCGCCTGGCGACGGCGCCGCCCACCTGA
- the LOC133151044 gene encoding neuropeptide Y receptor type 2-like — protein MDLESKRTSRHPAGRWGRRNMDAANKALRLSAPESYANCCWASMGTVPVENQAAYPGLEDSTHLPSVRVALIMAYGIIIALGVVGNTLVIHVVFRFRRLRTVTNFFIANLALADLLVASLCLPFTLAYTLRGEWAFGRALCFALPCAQGAAVHVSTITLNVIAVDRLRSVARRPDGAPRMSRRACAAVVAITWVVSVLFASPLAIFREYATFHLAPGKSIQVCAEKWPEGSGSAPYSLAMLLLQYGLPLAVNTGAYACIWSKLNASRLSRAHRRRRKTTKMLVTVVAVFGVSWLPLHAFQLAVDMDGRVVYMDDFKLLFSAFHVVAMCSTFVNPILYGWMNSNYRSAFLDVCTCYRLFKKMNKMAPAPVYKF, from the exons ATGGACCTGGAGAGCAAAAGAACTTCAC GCCACCCGGCTGGCCGATGGGGTCGCCGCAACATGGACGCGGCAAATAAGGCACTGCGGCTGTCGGCACCCGAGTCCTACGCTAACTGCTGTTGGGCCAGCATGGGAACGGTGCCCGTTGAGAACCAGGCGGCCTATCCGGGCCTGGAGGACAGCACCCACCTGCCCTCCGTCCGTGTGGCGCTCATCATGGCGTACGGCATCATCATCGCCCTGGGCGTGGTGGGCAACACCTTAGTGATCCACGTGGTGTTTCGTTTCCGCCGCCTCCGAACCGTCACCAACTTCTTCATCGCCAATCTGGCTCTGGCCGACCTCCTGGTGGCATCGCTCTGCTTACCGTTCACGTTGGCGTACACCCTCCGTGGCGAGTGGGCGTTCGGCCGGGCGCTGTGCTTCGCCCTGCCGTGCGCGCAGGGCGCCGCCGTGCACGTGTCCACCATCACGCTGAACGTTATTGCGGTGGACCGCCTCCGCAGCGTGGCACGTCGCCCGGATGGCGCGCCGCGGATGTCCCGACGGGCGTGCGCCGCTGTGGTGGCAATCACCTGGGTGGTCAGCGTGCTCTTCGCCAGCCCGCTGGCCATCTTCAGAGAGTACGCCACCTTCCACTTGGCGCCCGGCAAGTCCATCCAGGTGTGTGCCGAGAAGTGGCCCGAGGGGAGCGGCAGCGCCCCCTACAGCCTGGCCATGTTGTTGCTGCAGTACGGCCTGCCGTTGGCTGTCAACACAGGAGCCTACGCGTGCATCTGGAGCAAG CTGAACGCCAGCCGCCTGTCGCGcgcccaccgccgccgccgtaaGACCACCAAGATGCTGGTGACGGTAGTGGCCGTCTTTGGCGTCAGCTGGCTGCCGCTGCACGCCTTCCAGCTTGCTGTGGACATGGACGGCCGTGTGGTCTACATGGACGACTTCAAGCTGCTCTTCAGCGCCTTCCACGTGGTGGCCATGTGCTCCACCTTCGTCAACCCCATTCTCTATGGCTGGATGAACAGCAACTACAGGAGCGCTTTCCTTGACGTCTGCACGTGCTACAGGCTctttaaaaagatgaacaaaatgGCCCCTGCCCCAGTTTACAAGTTTTAA
- the LOC133151894 gene encoding uncharacterized protein LOC133151894 isoform X3: protein MRGNQLKSWKEARDDCNRHDAHLLSITDSHEQAFVHGHSKAVLTTPSLWLDADAPFAESGGRWADGSPFSYVHLRAGHHGDKVGGRCLSFLIDDGDWKFDVCEIKRGYICKRRAATAQQAPLPHAGFLKQEICENADNRAICPEDRVMRIQSAFYGRRSSNVCSAQRGSDAKCTVEGALLHYRKECDNCHQCLVKPMKEDPCPEVSKYLQMVYTCVTDECFDSLGNTQGSLKKLKLRASSSLSGFGPDKACLNGKSCWKPLKPIDSWIEVDLGEMKKVTGMEIQMCPWASSRHWSRFKMTHSLDGQDWTDHSQMLSPRATQTLMEPMLAQFIRILPLDHLWMVGLRFDVLGCALDNVISCDEQFVNVALDKLPTTVFCPPGCAKLDQQVYGTWGYKEESHICAAAIHAGVIADKTGGKCTLLKAPPQKSFQASQQNGILSKQLNQEGPLAFTFADGGESPKRRGVKLVRDTCRWAEMRCLGPEWEEFAGFCYKIFEDKKTWAEAQHACGTFGAQLVSVGSLVEQEWLKTTLYFDDGDTWTGLNDLAVPGMFVWSDRRPVTLTFWAAGEPNNELPLDDNCVAAAFQTGRWMRMLCTQLNRFVCKMPKAHYTIAAGEPETESGDSKALSMVSTGTCQDLVLEMMKGLQVGSTITIKGQGNEKTKSFQASLFNADNQTILQLKLDAETQTVVLSSQLDSDPDQQQLNQLHIARIPLQRGEDFKIVISCAQHVFRVLAGGHRLHYAYQGHLRLADITLLRLHGDVSLKVVRLATAPPT from the exons atgagaGGGAACCAGCTCAAAAGCTGGAAGGAGGCGCGCGACGACTGCAACCGCCACGATGCCCATCTGCTCAGTATCACGGACTCTCACGAGCAGGCCTTTgtgcacg GTCACAGCAAGGCCGTGCTCACCACTCCCTCGCTGTGGCTGGACGCCGACGCCCCCTTCGCCGAGAGCGGCGGCCGGTGGGCCGACGGCTCCCCGTTCAGCTACGTCCACCTGCGCGCCG GTCACCATGGCGACAAAGTTGGGGGACGCtgcctttcctttctcattgaCGACGGCGACTGGAAATTTGACGTGTGCGAGATCAAGAgaggctacatctgcaagagAAGAG CGGCGACAGCGCAACAAGCTCCGCTGCCTCACGCCG GTTTCCTCAAGCAAGAGATATGCGAGAACGCCGACAACCGAGCCATTTGCCCCGAGGACAGAGTCATGCGCATCCAGTCGGCCTTCTACGGACGGAGGAGCAGCAACGTCTGCTCGGCCCAACGCGGCTCAGACG CCAAATGTACGGTGGAAGGTGCCCTCCTTCACTACAGGAAAGAGTGCGACAACTGCCACCAGTGCCTCGTCAAGCCCATGAAGGAGGACCCCTGCCCCGAGGTCTCCAAATACCTCCAGATGGTCTACACCTGCGTAACGGACG AGTGTTTTGACAGTTTAGGCAACACCCAAGGCAGCCTGAAAAAGTTGAAGCTGAGAGCCTCCTCCTCATTGAGCGGCTTCGGCCCCGACAAGGCTTGCCTCAATGGGAAAAGCTGCTGGAAACCGTTGAAGC cTATAGACAGCTGGATCGAGGTGGACTTAGGCGAGATGAAAAAAGTGACCGGGATGGAGATCCAGATGTGTCCTTGGGCCTCCTCCAGGCACTGGTCCAGGTTTAAGATGACCCATAGTTTGGACGGACAGGACTGGACCGACCACTCCCAGATG CTTTCCCCCAGAGCGACTCAGACCCTGATGGAGCCCATGCTAGCCCAGTTCATCCGCATCCTGCCACTGGATCACCTATGGATGGTCGGCCTCCGCTTTGACGTCTTGGGATGCGCGCTTGACA ATGTGATCAGCTGCGACGAGCAGTTCGTCAACGTCGCCTTGGACAAGCTGCCCACTAC GGTCTTCTGTCCGCCGGGTTGCGCCAAGTTGGACCAGCAAGTCTACGGCACGTGGGGCTACAAAGAG GAGTCTCACATCTGCGCCGCCGCCATCCACGCCGGCGTCATCGCTGACAAGACTGGAGGAAAGTGCACCTTGCTGAAAGCGCCGCCGCAGAAGAGCTTCCAAGCATCCCAACAGAACGGAATCCTCTCCAAACA ATTGAACCAAGAGGGCCCTTTGGCTTTCACGTTTGCCGACGGAGGTGAGTCGCCGAAGCGCCGTGGCGTCAAACTTGTGCGTGACACCTGCCGATGGGCAGAGATGAGATGCTTGGGACCtgagtgggaggagtttgccggCTTCTGCTACAAGATTTTTGAGGACAAGAAGACCTGGGCCGAGGCTCAGCACGCCTGCGGGACTTTTGGCGCCCAGCTGGTGTCCGTGGGTTCCCTAGTGGAGCAGGAGTGGCTGAAGACGACTTTGTACTTTG ATGACGGCGACACGTGGACCGGACTCAATGACCTGGCTGTTCCCGGCATGTTCGTGTGGTCAGACCGCCGCCCTGTGACCTTGACCTTCTGGGCTGCCGGAGAGCCCAACAACGAGCTCCCCTTGGACGACAACTGCGTGGCGGCGGCTTTCCAG ACGGGGCGCTGGATGCGGATGTTGTGCACGCAGCTCAATCGCTTCGTGTGCAAGATGCCCAAAGCGCATTACACCATCGCCGCTGGAGAGCCCGAGACGGAAAGCGGCGATTCCAAGGCCTTGTCCATGGTGTCGACTGGAACT TGCCAAGACCTTGTCCTGGAAATGATGAAAGGTCTTCAGGTGGGAAGTACCATCACCATCAAAGGGCAGGGCAACGAAAAGACCAAGAG CTTCCAAGCCAGCTTGTTCAACGCCGACAACCAAACCATCCTGCAGCTCAAGCTGGACGCCGAGACCCAAACCGTCGTGCTGAGCTCCCAACTGGACAGCGACCCGGACCAGCAGCAGCTAAACCAGCTGCATATTGCACGTATCCCCCTGCAACGTGGCGAGGACTTCAAG ATCGTCATCAGCTGCGCCCAGCACGTCTTCCGCGTTTTGGCCGGGGGCCACCGGCTGCACTACGCCTACCAGGGCCACCTCCGACTGGCAGACATCACGCTGCTGCGACTGCATGGCGACGTGTCGCTGAAGGTCGTCCGCCTGGCGACGGCGCCGCCCACCTGA
- the LOC133151888 gene encoding lecithin retinol acyltransferase-like, whose product MFLYQLLSFFFTTSKKEEDPASGYDLSRYKRGDLLEVPRTLFTHFGIYLGDGRVAHLIPDILPVVTRDKTAVDKMVTNNRLLLGVVAKAASVRVDSLRDFAYGSPVLVNRMDGVCKQPPLDADEVARRAEKLLGAVAYSLLWYNCEHYVMYCRYGMAISYQTYQFCTTVRKIVCSRTSSYVTALCGAAVLLYLGCATPVTLLATLLLSFIIWMAA is encoded by the exons ATGTTCCTCTACCAGCTCCTCAGTTTCTTCTTCACCACCTCCAAGAAGGAGGAGGACCCGGCCTCCGGGTACGACTTGTCCCGGTACAAGAGGGGCGACCTCCTGGAGGTGCCCCGGACCCTCTTCACGCATTTTGGCATCTACCTGGGCGACGGCCGGGTCGCCCACCTCATCCCGGACATTCTCCCCGTCGTCACGCGCGACAAGACGGCCGTGGACAAGATGGTGACCAACAACCGCTTGCTTCTGGGCGTGGTGGCCAAGGCGGCCAGCGTGCGAGTGGACTCGCTGCGGGACTTTGCGTACGGCTCGCCGGTACTGGTGAACCGAATGGACGGCGTGTGCAAGCAGCCGCCGCTGGACGCCGACGAGGTGGCCAGAAGGGCCGAGAAGCTGCTGGGGGCCGTCGCCTACAGCCTGCTGTGGTACAACTGCGAGCACTACGTCATGTACTGCAGATACGGCATGGCTATCAGCTACCAGACCTATCAG TTCTGCACAACGGTGCGCAAGATTGTGTGCAGCCGCACCAGCTCGTACGTCACGGCCCTGTGCGGCGCAGCCGTGCTCCTTTACCTGGGCTGCGCCACGCCCGTCACCCTTTTGGCCACGCTCTTACTGTCCTTCATCATCTGGATGGCAGCCTAG
- the LOC133151910 gene encoding lecithin retinol acyltransferase-like, whose amino-acid sequence MINLFAFLVEKLSLLCKLKVLVFGSTHAQERPTQLRGASSAPSPPHPPLQRGDLLEVPRTLFTHFGVYLGDDRVAHLIPDILPALTDDQRRLATVVTNGRLIIGCLCRRATVRVDTLEDFAYGSRVLVNRADGSGLVVGAAKGAKALPAEEVARRAEALLGSFPYSLLWNNCEHFVTHCRYGRAASRQTEQFCECIKSAIRDRRSILVTTILGIIFMFFGGMATSTTLPTILIPFTLWMAG is encoded by the exons ATGATCAACTTATTCGCCTTCCTTGTGGAGAAACTCTCCCTCCTCTGCAAGCTCAAAGTGCTGGTTTTCGGCTCTACGCATGCGCAAGAGCGTCCCACCCAGCTCCGGGGAGCTTCATCCGCACCTTCGCCGCCTCATCCGCCTCTCCAGCGGGGCGACCTCCTCGAGGTACCCCGCACGCTTTTCACTCACTTCGGAGTCTACCTGGGCGACGACCGGGTGGCTCACCTCATCCCGGACATCCTACCGGCGCTCACCGACGACCAACGCCGTCTGGCCACGGTGGTGACCAACGGGCGGCTGATCATCGGGTGTTTGTGCCGGCGCGCCACGGTGCGTGTGGACACCCTGGAGGACTTTGCGTACGGCTCCCGAGTACTGGTCAACCGGGCGGATGGAAGCGGGCTGGTGGTCGGGGCGGCGAAGGGGGCCAAGGCGCTCCCCGCAGAGGAGGTGGCCCGCCGGGCAGAGGCGCTGCTGGGCAGCTTCCCCTACAGCCTGCTGTGGAACAACTGCGAGCACTTCGTCACGCACTGCAGATACGGACGCGCCGCCAGCCGACAGACTGAACAG TTTTGCGAGTGCATAAAATCGGCGATCAGAGACCGACGCAGCATCCTGGTGACGACAATTCTGGGAATCATCTTCATGTTCTTTGGCGGCATGGCCACCTCAACTACATTACCCACAATTCTTATCCCCTTCACTCTGTGGATGGCTGGTTAA